A genomic segment from Euleptes europaea isolate rEulEur1 chromosome 15, rEulEur1.hap1, whole genome shotgun sequence encodes:
- the INO80D gene encoding INO80 complex subunit D, with product MYEGKHIHFSEVDNKPLCSYSPKLCKQRRLNGYAFCIRHVLEDKTAPFKQCEYVAKYNSQRCTNPIPKSEDRRYCNSHLQVLGFIPKKERKKKNDPAEEVKVRHQVDSMAFSLTVPPLALKMPNGLDGMSLSPPGARLPLHYLDADLEDPFAFNEEDEDLKKGVTVKKKLQSKLAQNRQRQKETEILRVRQEHFSPLPAPLLQPPPQPPLSHLSPLPTALKPAGLPQGLVCKSPQPQNTSLPMQGVAPTTHTIAQARQLSNKRPLPLPHPSRAPAPDPPRADRILMKASAFSPHSSCMSRLQRLVKLCTQKQQLDADLFPHLGLDWSEDSGEEWEEWEQSSPYQVAWSIREALRYERSQLDSHDDAPGRHSRISQLCTYFQQKYKHLCRLERAESRQRKCQHTFRKALLRAASREPECAGQLIRELQRASCGRTSTSEVKPRDASPCSGTTKGEPCANNALPFTKHCFQHILLNRSQQLFSSCTAKFADGQQCSVPVFDITHQTPLCEEHAKKMDSFLRGDSSRRVQHQQQRKPRKKTKPPALTKKHKKKRRRGPRRPQKPIPPAVPQGNLSMPTSVSLPMEISHIRSPSTPELSTDELPDDIANEITDIPHDLELNQEDFSDVLPRLPDDLQDFDFFEGKNGDLLPTTEEAEELERALQAVTSLECLSTIGVLTHTDGVPVQELSDRGIGVFSTGAGTPGIHSLSREVNADLGELLNGRIVHNDNFSSLDLDESLLRSATLSNPPTPLSGQIQGQFSAPANVGLTSATLISQSGLGERAFPGQFQGLHDGSHASQRPHPAQLLSKADDLITSRQQYSSDHSHSSPHGSHYDSEHVPSPYSDHITSPHTASYSSDNLAATFPTEIIAQHLLPSQLEVPLGGVVNPRTHWGSLPVSLGDPSPFSNLLGADGHLLSTSLSTPPTTSHSETTQPAFATVTPNSSSVLPGLPQTSFSGMGAASSELVASTSPKQQLPQFSAAFGHQLSSHSGIPKDLQPSHSSIAPPTGFTLTGATATSTNNGSAPFTTSS from the exons CGTTGCACCAACCCCATTCCCAAATCTGAGGACCGCAG GTACTGCAACAGTCACCTACAGGTTCTCGGGTTCATCccgaagaaggagaggaagaaaaagaatgaTCCGGCAGAAGAGGTGAAAGTTCGGCATCAGGTGGATTCCATGGCTTTCAGCCTGACGGTTCCCCCGCTGGCCTTGAAGATGCCCAACGGGCTGGACGGGATGTCCCTCTCTCCACCAGGGGCTCGGCTTCCTCTGCACTACCTGGACGCAGACCTGGAAGACCCTTTCGCTTTCAACGAGGAAGACGAGGACCTCAAGAAAGGGGTGACCGTGAAGAAGAAGCTGCAGAGCAAGCTGGCCCAAAACCGACAGCGCCAGAAGGAGACAGAGATCCTGCGGGTCCGCCAAGAGCACTTTAGCCCCCTCCCTGCACCTTTGCTGCAGCCGCCGCCGCAGCCGCCGCTCTCCCATCTCTCACCTCTGCCGACCGCTTTAAAGCCAGCAGGGCTACCGCAGGGCTTAGTCTGCAAGTCACCTCAGCCTCAGAACACCAGCCTACCAATGCAGGGAGTGGCGCCCACCACACACACTATAGCACAAGCCAGGCAGCTGTCGAACAAGAGACCCCTGCCTCTCCCGCACCCCTCCAGGGCGCCGGCCCCAGACCCACCCAGGGCCGACAGGATCCTCATGAAAGCCTCCGCCTTCTCTCCGCACTCATCCTGTATGAGCCGGCTACAGAGACTGGTGAAACTGTGCACtcagaagcagcagctggacgcTGACCTGTTTCCACATTTAG GGTTGGACTGGTCTGAAGACAGTGGCGAAGAATGGGAGGAATGGGAGCAAAGTTCACCATACCAGGTTGCCTGGTCTATCCGAGAAGCCCTCAGATATGAAAGGAGTCA GTTGGACAGCCACGATGACGCCCCCGGCAGGCATTCTCGCATTTCCCAACTGTGCACTTACTTCCAGCAGAAATATAAGCACCTCTGCCGCCTGGAGCGAGCGGAATCGCGCCAACGGAAATGCCAACACACATTCCGGAAAGCGTTGCTGCGGGCAGCCAGCAGAGAGCCGGAATGCGCTGGACAGTTGATACGAGAACTCCAGAGAGCTTCTTGTGGTCGAACGAG CACGAGTGAAGTGAAGCCGAGGGATGCATCGCCGTGTAGTGGAACCACGAAGGGTGAACCATGCGCCAACAATGCTCTTCCATTCACGAAACATTGTTTTCAGC ATATCCTCTTGAACCGTTCCCAGCAGCTTTTCTCGAGCTGCACCGCCAAGTTTGCCGACGGTCAGCAGTGCTCGGTGCCAGTTTTTGACATCACACATCAGACGCCCCTGTGTGAAGAACACGCCAAAAAAATG GATAGCTTCTTGCGCGGAGACAGCTCCCGCCGAGTTCAGCACCAGCAGCAGAGGAAGCCCAGGAAAAAAACGAAGCCGCCTGCACTCACCAaaaaacacaagaagaagaggaggcggggGCCACGGCGACCCCAAAAACCGATTCCTCCTGCTGTGCCCCAAGGAAACCTCAGTATGCCCACCAGCGTCTCACTGCCAATGGAGATCTCCCATATACG GAGCCCTTCCACGCCGGAGCTGAGTACAGACGAGCTACCAGATGACATCGCCAATGAAATCACAGACATTCCACACGACCTCGAGCTGAACCAGGAGGACTTCTCTGACGTCCTTCCGAGGCTGCCTGACGACTTGCAAGACTTTGATTTTTTTGAAG GTAAAAATGGAGATCTCCTTCCGACTACCGAAGAGGCCGAGGAGCTGGAGCGGGCCCTGCAGGCGGTAACTTCTCTTGAGTGCCTGAGTACGATCGGAGTACTCACACATACCGACGGCGTGCCGGTTCAGGAGCTCTCAGACAGAGGGATAGGGGTGTTCTCCACGGGTGCGGGGACTCCGGGAATCCATTCCTTGAGCCGAGAGGTCAACGCGGATCTTGGCGAGCTGCTGAACGGGCGCATCGTCCACAATGACAATTTCTCTAGCCTGGACCTGGACGAGAGCTTGCTCCGTTCTGCTACCTTATCCAACCCACCGACGCCCCTGTCAGGGCAGATTCAGGGGCAGTTCTCCGCCCCAGCCAACGTTGGCCTTACTTCTGCCACTCTGATAAGCCAGAGTGGGCTCGGGGAGAGAGCCTTCCCCGGACAGTTCCAAGGACTTCACGACGGCAGCCATGCCTCCCAGAGGCCACACCCTGCCCAGCTGCTAAGCAAGGCAGACGACCTAATCACCTCACGACAGCAATACAGCAGCGACCATTCACACTCCTCACCCCACGGAAGCCATTACGACAGCGAGCACGTGCCGTCTCCCTACAGCGACCACATCACTTCCCCCCACACCGCCTCCTACTCCAGCGATAACTTGGCAGCTACCTTCCCCACGGAGATCATAGCGCAGCACTTGCTACCGTCGCAGCTCGAGGTGCCGCTCGGCGGGGTGGTGAACCCCAGGACTCACTGGGGGAGCCTCCCCGTCAGCCTCGGCGACCCGTCTCCGTTCAGCAATCTCCTCGGCGCGGACGGGCACCTCCTTTCCACCTCCTTGTCCACGCCGCCCACCACGTCGCACTCGGAGACCACGCAGCCTGCCTTCGCCACCGTGACCCCCAACAGCTCCAGCGTGCTCCCGGGGTTACCGCAGACCAGTTTCAGTGGCATGGGGGCCGCGTCTTCTGAACTCGTGGCCTCCACCTCCCCAAAGCAGCAGCTCCCGCAATTCAGCGCCGCCTTCGGCCACCAACTGAGCTCGCACAGTGGCATCCCCAAGGACCTGCAGCCCAGCCACAGCTCCATAGCACCCCCAACAGGATTCACACTAACAGGTGCCACAGCTACTAGTACCAATAATGGATCTGCGCCCTTCACCACCTCCAGCTGA